The proteins below come from a single Chrysoperla carnea chromosome 1, inChrCarn1.1, whole genome shotgun sequence genomic window:
- the LOC123296179 gene encoding uncharacterized protein LOC123296179 yields MAEILEVTNVPEYDNVITGLEYHNHQAYNSSKFESSDESRICIQSQDLYTLPSESVLNIEGQVTDDDDTNVASFISNAISFMFHEIRYEIGGKVIDVINNVGIVSTIKNYLSLNENQSKALENAGFGENFKKNAAGYFNVRIPLKMYMGFFEDYPKILVNMKQEIVIVRANDDINCFTSTVATSKPKIKINKLEWCVPYVKVSDKMRVELYNLVNQNDDLRLWFRSMECLLIPELPLTDRHVWSVKTSVECPNYAVICFQTNRDRNILKDSSQFDHCNITNLKVYLNGEAYPYVNLNLNYTNNQTALLYEMYCNFQKSYYRRSITEPLLDKETFINKSPLFVIDCSKHPESLKSTTVDLRVEFEASVNFPAKTRAYCIVFHDRLFKYNPLTNIVNRVV; encoded by the coding sequence ATGGCAGAAATACTAGAAGTGACCAATGTACCTGAGTACGATAATGTTATTACAGGATTAGAGTATCACAACCACCAAGCTTATAATTCATCGAAATTTGAATCAAGCGATGAGAGTAGAATTTGCATTCAATCACAAGACTTGTACACATTACCAAGtgaaagtgttttaaatatcGAAGGTCAAGTGactgatgatgatgatacaaATGTAGCCAGCTTCATATCGAATGCTATATCATTTATGTTTCATGAAATTCGTTATGAAATTGGTGGTAAGGTAATTGATGTGATTAATAACGTAGGCATCGTTAGcactataaaaaactatctatccCTAAACGAAAATCAAAGTAAAGCTTTAGAGAATGCTGGCtttggtgaaaattttaaaaagaatgctGCTGGTTACTTCAATGTTCGTATTCCGTTGAAAATGTATATGGgtttttttgaagattatccTAAAATTCTCGTAAACATGAAACAAGAAATCGTTATTGTTCGTGcaaatgatgatattaattgttttacctCAACTGTCGCAACAAGcaaacctaaaattaaaatcaacaaattagaATGGTGTGTTCCATACGTTAAAGTGTCTGATAAAATGCGAGTCGAATTATACAACTTAGTcaatcaaaatgatgatttgagGTTATGGTTTCGATCAATGGAATGTCTACTTATACCAGAACTACCATTAACTGATAGACATGTGTGGAGTGTTAAAACTAGTGTAGAATGTCCTAACTACGCTGTTATCTGTTTCCAAACAAATCGTGACCGCAACATTTTAAAAGATTCCAGTCAGTTCGACCATTGTaacataacaaatttgaaagtcTATTTAAATGGTGAAGCCTACCCATATGTGAATTTGAAtctaaattacacaaataatcAAACAGCGTTACTGTATGAAATGTattgcaattttcaaaaatcgtactATAGACGCTCTATAACAGAACCATTGCTAGATAAagaaacgtttataaataaatcacctCTATTTGTCATTGACTGTTCGAAGCACCCAGAGTCACTTAAATCTACAACAGTGGACTTGCGCGTTGAGTTTGAAGCTAGTGTTAATTTCCCAGCTAAAACGCGTGCGTATTGTATAGTGTTCCAtgatcgattatttaaatacaatccaCTCACGAATATTGTGAATAGAGTGGTTTAA
- the LOC123296191 gene encoding uncharacterized protein RP470-like, whose product MLYDAQGVKITNNKPLKLPLDLEEHHHHREKRQSLYQNKSTPASLFEPHTSLKDIEHKEAAKSVIKHLEKAVGHDQAKYKELIIVAEPQMLGCVRHELKNGLKKMITKEIAKDLVQHNAEAVERAVFS is encoded by the coding sequence ATGCTTTACGATGCTCAAGGAgttaaaattactaataataagCCTTTAAAGTTACCTTTAGATTTGGAAGAGCATCACCACCATAGAGAAAAGAGACAGAGTttataccaaaataaatctACTCCTGCTTCATTGTTCGAGCCTCATACTTCTTTAAAAGATATAGAGCATAAAGAAGCAGCAAAAAGCgttataaaacatttagaaaaaGCAGTAGGTCATGACCAAGCTAAATATAAAGAGCTAATTATAGTTGCTGAACCGCAAATGCTTGGTTGCGTTCGTCATGAGCTTAAAAATGGTCTAAAAAAGATGATTACCAAAGAAATAGCGAAAGATTTAGTGCAGCATAATGCTGAGGCAGTCGAGAGGGCAGTGTTTTCATAA
- the LOC123296201 gene encoding uncharacterized protein RP471-like, producing MSRIYFNGPERRIEGIYVKAEAYNAPVALVLHPHPLHGGDMNNTVVYNAHKVLSEHGYTVLRNNFRGVGHSEGNFNNGVGEVIDAGTALDWLQQNNPNAQSNLVLGFSFGAWIAIQLVMRRPEINNFIAISPPVNKYDFSFLSPCPIPGFVLQGDSDSIVSAEAVKDLASKLSKQQAHIKVGCKIISGDHFFRYKMEEFSKAIGDYLKTLDHGYPQSSNNVNEESKSQKKLFLY from the coding sequence aTGTCGCGAATTTATTTTAACGGTCCTGAGAGGCGAATCGAAGGAATATATGTAAAAGCAGAAGCATATAATGCTCCTGTTGCATTGGTTCTTCATCCCCATCCTTTGCATGGCGGTGATATGAATAATACAGTAGTGTATAACGCCCATAAAGTTTTATCTGAGCATGGCTATACAGTTCTACGTAATAACTTCAGAGGAGTAGGGCATTCAGAGGGTAACTTTAATAATGGGGTGGGTGAGGTTATAGATGCCGGAACAGCACTTGATTGGTTACAGCAGAATAATCCAAACGCTCAGTCTAATTTAGTATTAGGGTTTTCATTCGGTGCATGGATAGCTATACAACTTGTGATGAGACGCCctgaaataaataactttattgcTATTTCGCCTCcggtaaataaatatgatttttcattcCTTTCGCCTTGCCCTATTCCAGGATTTGTACTACAAGGTGATAGTGATAGTATAGTTTCAGCTGAAGCAGTAAAAGATTTAGCAAGTAAGTTATCTAAACAACAAGCTCATATTAAGGTTGGATGTAAAATTATTAGCGGTGACCATTTCTTTCGTTATAAAATGGAAGAATTTTCTAAAGCAATAGGGgattatttgaaaacattagATCATGGTTATCCGCAAAGTAGCAATAATGTAAACGAAGAATCGAAGAGCCAGAAGAAgttgtttttgtattaa